The Anomaloglossus baeobatrachus isolate aAnoBae1 chromosome 5, aAnoBae1.hap1, whole genome shotgun sequence genome includes the window ctcactgctccTTGGATGAATTCATTGATGAGTCTATTTTGTAAACGGGGTCACTTATATGGGGGGGTCTTCTATATTGGCACATCAGCGGCTCTTCCAATGTGACACCCTAAAGTAGTCCTGCAAAATCTCCACTCCAATAAATTCCTTAAGTGGTGAAGTTTCCAAAATGGTTtttttgtggggggtttccactatttaatCTCATCAGGAACtctgcaaacacaacatggcatctgctgtctattccagtcaattttgtactccaaaagtcaaatgatccttcccttccaagccctgccgtgcgcacaaacagcagttttccaccacatgtggggtatcatcgTACTCAGGAAAACATACCCAACAAATTTTATTGTCTATTTTGTCCTGTTACCCCTGTGAACATGTAAAAATTTGTGGCAAgaacaatatttttgtgggaaaaaagggaaaattttcattccttccttccattttgctttagtccctgtgaagcacctaaagggttaataataaacttcttcaatgtggccttgagcagtgtgaggggtgccgtttttagaatggtgtcactttttgtattttctgtcacatagatccctcaaagtcacttcaaatgtgatgtggtccctaaagaaatggttttgtaaattttgttgaacaaatgggaaattgctgatgaacgtttaacccttctaactccCTAACAAAAAGTAATtgtttaaaaaatgatgctgatgtaacatagacatgtgggaaatgttatttattacctatgttgtgtgacatatctctctggtttacaggcagaaaaattcaaaatttgaaaattgcaaaatttccaaATATTGCGTAAAATATCTGTTATTTTCATCAATAAGCTTAAATTATATCGACCTAACTTCACCACTTACATGAAAAactatatgtcacaaaaaaacattctcagaatcactggaatatattgaagcgttccagagttattacttcactagaaggtggcccgattctacgcatcgggtattctagaatttacgtattgtgtagttaatgtattatttttgttatctatatagatagatgttgtctgtagttaccaagtgtttgtgtagggcgctgtacatgttctgggtgttgtctgggtgtggcggaggtgagagcggtgttgtttgtgtgttgcattgtgtgtgttgcgttgtttttggagcgctgtgtgtctgtagcgttgtgtgtgtgtgttgcgcggtttgtgtgggtgtgtgtgtgtgttttggtgggaggtatgttttgtgcaatgtgtgtgttgtgcggtatgtgcgtatatttgtgtgtgccgcggtgtttgtgtgttgggtgttgtgtgtgtgcggcgttgtctgtgtgtgtggatgtctgtgcagggcggtgtttgtggttcccagtgtgtgtgtggtgtgttgtgcagtgcgtgtgtggcggtgtgtgtgtgttttggggggaggtgtgcacccccccatcgtgctccatcccccatgctgcgcaccccccatcgtgctccatcccccatgctgcgcaccccccatcgtgctccatcccccatgctgcgcaccccccttcgtgctccatcccccatgctgcgcaccccccatcgtgctccatcccccatgctgcgcaccccccattgtgctccatcccccatgctgcgcaccccccatcgtgctccatcccccatgctgcgcaccctccatcgtgctccatcccccatgctgcgcactccccattgtgctccatcccccatgctgcgcactccccatcgtgctccatcccccatgctgcgcattccccatcgtgctcgatcccccatgctgcgcactcccaaacgtgctccatccccatgctgcgcactccccatcgtgctccatcccccatgctgcgcactccccattgtgctccatcccccatgctgcgcactccccattgtgctccatcccccatgctgcgcactcccaaacgtgctccatcccccatgctgcgcactcccaaacgtgctccatcccccatgctgcgcactccccatcgtgctccatcccccatgctgcgcactccccatcgtgctccatccccatacacgcatacacccgatcgcatacacgcacacacacattgacgatattgcgctcacactcacaacatccggagataccacatgcttctggccatgtgatcttctggcaggtcctggaaggtcactgcacgcacagtatcgccgccgagaagcaagcgatatcactggaagttgtgagtgtgtggatgcgatctgatgtgtgtgtgaggtgtgtgtgagagtgagtgtgatctgatgtgtgtgtgtgtgtctgttgttatgtgtgtgcgtgtgtgtgtgttccgccgctgcaggaccttgatgtgctcacctgggagccgttgtacgctggtaaccatgctacacaatattactcgatgtgtaccatggttaccagcatacccctccccccgctcgcacgggagcccacaccagcgtatgccggcaaccccagcaatgcgagggtatgtgtcggctgggttaccggcgtacgctggtgtgggctcccgggggtacagcactcacggcTATTATTCTACAGTACGGCTAATccgtgtgtgggggcggggccatggcgagcccagcggccaatccgctgtttggggcgaatgtccaatgcgtgagggggcggggccatggtgagcggcgggtccaggccgagcggctaatccgtgtgtgggggcggggccatgccgagcccagcggccaatccgctgtttggggcgagcgtccaatgcgtgagggggctggTCCAGGGCGAgtggcgggtccaggccgagcggctaatccgtgtgtgggggcggggccataCCGAGCCCAGCGTCGAATCCGCTGTTTGGGGCGAGcgtccaatccgtggggggggcggggccatggtgagcccagcggccaatccgctgtttggggcgagtgagggggcgggtccaggctgagcggctaatccgtgtgtgggggaggggccatGCTGAGCCCAGCtgccaatccgctgtttggggcgagcgtccaatgcatgagggggcgggtccaggccgagcggccaatccgtgcaggggggcggggccatggcgagcccagcggccaatccgctgtttggggcgagtgagggggcgggtccagaccgagcggctaatccgtgtgtgggggaggggccatgccgagcccagctgccaatccgctgtttggggcgagcgtccaatgcatgagggggcgggtccaggccgagcggccaatctgtgcaggggggcggggccatggcgagcccagcggccaatccgctgtttggggcgagtgagggggcgggtccaggccgagcggctaatccgtgtgtgggggaggggccatgccgagcccagctgccaatccgctgtttggggcgagcgtccaatgcatgagggggcgggtccaggccgagcgaccaatccgtgcaggggggcggggccatggcgagcccagcggccaatccgctgtttgtcaccgtaaggacacaattttggagcaagacagccagacagacagaataaggcaattatatatatagataagtgacactggtcagaattgtaaaatttaccctggttaggaaggtgaaaggctgagggggtgaaggggttaatgctagcCTTATTAAAACGACAGAGTGCCTCTTGTATTCTGCTGATTGTCATTGAACTTGTATAAATTACACAATGGGTATTCTAAAAATGCATCGCCAATCTAAAATATAAagctgcatgtatgtatatatgtatttatgtatgtatgtatgtatgtaccatatgtatgtatgtgtgtatgtccgctaaaggaatctgcaccgtggcatttacaatcacgaaattttgcacagacactccatgtgactcacggaacatcacagactatgttttgacgggaaaatttaaccctgcgctttacagttactctccaacaaacctgcctccattaaagtcaatggagttacaagctataggttattaatagcagctgttagTGGTTGCAATAGGAATGAAAGAcacatagtataacaagcttatgtgtgaggtaataagatgtcggtagagaaacagagagagacagacagacataggcacagacagagtaagacgcagacagggaaagagagagagacagacagtcaaagagacagagacagacagaaacagacagggaaagagacagatagagagagacagaaagagacagacatagacacagacagagtacgaggcagacagggaaagacagagacaggcagagagagacagacagtcaaagagacagtggcagacagacacagacagacagacacagacagacagggaaagagacagacaaggaaagagagagaggcagacagagacagacagggaaagagatgtgtagagagagacagaaagagacagacagacagacacagatagagtaagaggcagacagggaaagagacaggcagagagagacagacagttaaagagacacagacagacagacacagacagacggggaaagagagagacggggaaagagagagacggggaaagagagagacggggaaagagagagacggggaaagcgaGAGACGGGGAAagcgagagacggggaaagagagagacggggaaagagagagacggggaacgagacagatggggaacgagacagacggggaacgagactgacagacagacacagagctagagagagacagagatagagacagacaaagactgatacagagacagagaaatagacacagaccgacagacatagagacagagattcacatggatagagacagacagagacagacacggacagagacagactcagaaagagagacagacacacagagacagacagacacaaacagagacaaacacacagacagacacacagagacagacagacagagacagtcagacagagacagacacaaacagacagagactgggagagagacaaagaaaccgttactatcctgggcaatgcccagGTATTACAGCTAGTGTACAATATATTCCAAAATGTTGTTTTCAGTTTTTGAATTAACATGTTTTGCACACTCCTCTCTTCTGTTCTCTTCTGTTCTAGGAGATGCACCTTTCCACTGTATTCTCTGTAACTCCAAGTTTAAGATCAACTCTGACTTGAAGAGACACATGCGagtccacacaggggagaagccataccgTTGTGAGTTCTGTGATTTCTATTGTGCAATGAAGGGGAATTTGAAGTCCCACATACGGATGAAACATAACACTGAGAGTACATTTAAGTGTAATCATTGTGAGTTTCATTGTGGCAGCAAAGCCGATCTACGACAACATTTACGTTCTCATTTACCGGAGCAACCAGTGAAATGCCTTGAGTGCAGCTATTCCTGCTCCAGTAGAGCAGCCCTAAAGGTCCATGAACGGATTCACTCTAATGACCGACCATTTAAATGCCACTTCTGCAAATTTGACACAAAGCAGCGCAGCAACCTGACTACCCACATTAAAAAAGTCCATGGAGACCAAATCAAAGAAAAGTCTGATCCACAAAAGACAGAAGGAAGTTTTCAAAGGCAGTCAACAGCACGGAAAAATAACAAGGTGGAAGCCAAGAAAACCTTCAAATGTGACCTCTGTGAGGCTTCATTTGTCAGAGAGGACTCTCTGCGCAGTCACAAGAAACAACACAATGagtatattatacagaagacccAATCCTTGTCTGTGCTGCAGCTTTCAATCGATCCATCGAGAGAGAGTGGCAATCAGATGGCAGAGAGCCCTTCCAAGGCCAATCCAGAAACGACGTTCATAACGGGGAAAGTGAATGTAGTGCAAAGGCTTCCAGACAAAGACCATACAGAGACTTGTTTGGAGAATACCTCCAATCCAGAAAGGAAGGTGACTAACAACCAGCTCCAGATGTTGAGTCGCGTTAGTTTAATGGCATCTCCTCCAATGAGGGCCTCTCAAAGTACTGACTTAGAAATGGCCATACCTGTCTCACCAGTGCAGGCCGATGGTGACCCGATAAATGAGGAACTGATAGGGAATGATGCAAATCACAGTCAGGGATCCCCAGCCAACCCGAACTTTATTAATGCTGCAGGCATGACCTGCTCCGACCTGGAGGGACTCAATGTCTTAATTCAAGAGGAGTCGGTTAACGTGACTGTAGTTAGGGTGGCAGATGGGGACTCTGGTGCACCAAACTCTACGTCCTCCCCGCATTATCCATCCCATCCGGCAGACTCATCCAAAGAAAAGTACATAATCGTCCACGACGATGAAAGTCCTGATATTTTGTGCCCTGCGGATGCCATACCTGACTGACAGAAGGACAGAGACTATTACCTAAAAACTTTGCACTGGCACATTATGTTCTATGTACAAGGTCACCAGAGTGTGGATTACACGCTCATGTTATTTGTTCTTTGTGGAGCAGAAAGCTGATCATCTAAGCGGTCAATGTACTGGGTAAACTGGAGTGACCACACAAATGCCTTTACCAAGTTCAAACCCTAACATGCATATGACCCCACTGCCTCCGACCAGCTTACACCAACACACAAGCCGCTCCAGAGGCGATCACTTCTAAGTAACATCTATAACCTATTGGCAAACTGAAAAATTAAAAGTGACATCTGTTACGTGCAGCAGGTTCCGTCATACATGTGTTGTGTTACATGAAGCATAAAAAAATGGCGTCAGGTTTGTTATAGGTCTGTTCATGGGAACAGAATTATTAATGAGGAATCAAGTGAGAAAATATACTGATTATGTTTAAAACTGTGCGAGATGCGTAATATATGGCATAAACCAAATTTAGGATGTGTATGAGAGTTTTTCCACCTACTTAGTTTTGAACACTGGCTAAAAAATGGGGAGCATTTAGAATGCAGGTGTTTTATTAAGATGAGCACCATTTCTTTGTATCAATATCCACCAGTCATAAGTTGGCATAGTGAAGAAGAAAGAGCATATAAAGTTTCTGATGGGTTGTGCCAAACTTACTATGTTAGGCCTatttcacacgtccctgaaaaacacgcacttttttcacggacgtgtcagagttgCATTTTGcactcggtgtgccgtgtgtatcgcacacgtgtgttctccatgtgttatccgtgataacacacggagaacgggaacttttcctgccgacttcccgctgctgctgctcccggctgcagtgaagtcaatattcaatgagaataatgagcggcggtcggcagcaagtgacagcagcggcagagactgcagggctggagaatgtgagtaaaggtttttttttctcacagacacgtcctTTCttcagtgcgtgtcacacggaacacatccgtgtggtccgttagcattccgtgtgacacgtttttgttccgtgtgacacctgtgatgccggagaaaaacggacatgtcggcgtgagaaacacacggacacacgtaagtacggaacggacacacgttccgttcacaaatacttacgtgtgtccaaaaccataggaatccataggtctacgtgtgtacgtgtctccggtacgtaagaaaactgccaaacacgtaccggaggcacgtacgtgtgaaagaggccttacatgtaCTGTTTGGATAAATTTAGTACAATTGGTACCATTTTCACTTGGTATTAAAGTTATGACATCTGTAAAGACCCCCATCCAAAATAGATACAGTAGCTGTTGGCCTAACTATCAACAGTATTCTCTACTGACTCCCCTATCTATAGGAACTCTTGGCCGGTCGCTCCGGTGTTCTCTATATGAAAGCTGCTACCAGACTCCTCCATCTACACCTTATCACCAAGGAGAATTATAAGGATCAATTAATGAAGCCCAACAAGCTGGATccacctcttaggggtactttgcacactacgacatcgcagctgcgatgtcggtggggtcaaatcgaaagtgacgcacatccggcgtcgcagtccatgtcgtagtgtgtaaatccttttttatatgattaacgagcgcaaaagcatcgtaatcgtatcatcggtgtagtgtccaaaATTGTCCTAATTGCGCTTCCGCgacggtacgatattgttcctcgttctccTGCGGCTGCAAACATCgcggtgtgagaagccgcaggagcaaggaacatcagcttacctgcgtcctgcggctcacgccggctatgcagaaggaacaaggggggcgggatgtttacgtcctgctcatctccgcccctccgcttctattggccgcctgccgtgtgacgtcgctgtgacgccgtacgacccgccaccttaggaaggaggtgggtcgccggccagagcgacgtcgcagggcaggtgagtgcatgtgaagctgccgtagcgataatgttcgctacggcagcaatcacaagatatcactgctgcgacaggggcggggacaatcgcgctcggcatcgcaagcatcggcttgtgatgtcgtagtgtgcaaagtaccccttagtctctcgACCTCATCTGTCTAAGGAGAGACAGgcgtccctcatatacattctactAATCCCACCGATATCAGAGGTCTATTGTATATGGGGGCCTGAAGACTGTTTGCTTTTCCTACCTTCGATTACTGTAGAGCCGGGGTGGCCAATTAAttttcccctatatacagtatgagtccacatacagccctctatatactgtacagtataataTCCCATACAGCCCCCACATATATGGTATGAGCACCCAAAgtctccttatatacagtatgagctctacaAAGCCTCTATATttagtttactcacttatatagcactattaattccacagtgctttacagatgtgattgtcactgtctccattggggcttacaatttaaattccctatcaatatgtctttggagtgtggtaggaaaccggaaaacccggtggaaacccatacaaacatgggaagaacatacaaactccttgcagatgttgtcgttAATGGCATATCAACTCAGCACTTAAGCattgtaagactgcagtgctacccactgagccactgtgctgccacatactatgtacagtatgatcacacacacacagtcccctTAAATAGTCTCCTTATActcatatacacagtatgagcccccacatatccatctatatacagtatgagcccccaaatactctccttatacacagtatgagcccccacatagctctctatatacagtatgagcacccacatagccctcctatataccaTATATTCCAGTTGACAGGTTTGCGCACTCTTCTACCCCGATACTACCCACTAGTACAGCTTTCTACCCTCTGACTACTACTGACTAAACCAGGATAGAGTCAAATGGTTTTCTGCAGCTGGCTCCTCCTGTGGGCGACCCACAGAACTTAATTGTTTACTGCCTATTGTCCTCCTGTCGCTAGGCAGAACCTATTCTCTGTACCAGGAGCACCTCCATAcaagtacactacagttcaaaagtttagggtcaccagacaattttgtcttttccatgaaaattcatacttttatttatcaaatgagttgcataatgaatagaaaatatagttcagacattgacgaggttagaaatgatttttacttgaaataatatttttctccttcacactttgctttcgtcacagaatgctccttttgcagcaattccagctttgcagacctttggcattctagctgttacttTGCTGAGgtgatctggagatatttcaccccatgcttccagaagcccctcccacaagttggattggcttgatggtcactttttgcgcaccatacagtcaagctgctcccacaacagctcaatagggttgagatctggtgactgggctggccactccattgcagatagaataccagctacctgcttctTCCCCAAATAGTTCATGCattatttggaggtgtgctttgggtcattgtcctgttgtaggatgaaattggctccaa containing:
- the ZFP64 gene encoding zinc finger protein 64 encodes the protein MIPPGAAMNPSAAAEGFPTVQFSGGATVLVELMADIHICGLCKTQFNNLDAFVAHKQSGCHLTSATTGGASTVQFVSAETVNPSQTAARTITSETQTITVSAPEFVFEHGYQTFLPSEGPPSQNITIAAKCRSRKASASLSQKKQSCHYPGCQFKTAYGMKDMERHLRTHTGDKPHKCETCGKCFSRKDKLKTHMRSHTGEKPYKCKECDYSAADSSSLCKHQRIHTDERPFKCQICPYASRNSSQLTVHLRSHTGDAPFHCILCNSKFKINSDLKRHMRVHTGEKPYRCEFCDFYCAMKGNLKSHIRMKHNTESTFKCNHCEFHCGSKADLRQHLRSHLPEQPVKCLECSYSCSSRAALKVHERIHSNDRPFKCHFCKFDTKQRSNLTTHIKKVHGDQIKEKSDPQKTEGSFQRQSTARKNNKVEAKKTFKCDLCEASFVREDSLRSHKKQHNEYIIQKTQSLSVLQLSIDPSRESGNQMAESPSKANPETTFITGKVNVVQRLPDKDHTETCLENTSNPERKVTNNQLQMLSRVSLMASPPMRASQSTDLEMAIPVSPVQADGDPINEELIGNDANHSQGSPANPNFINAAGMTCSDLEGLNVLIQEESVNVTVVRVADGDSGAPNSTSSPHYPSHPADSSKEKYIIVHDDESPDILCPADAIPD